CGCGGGGTCGCCATGCCCGATGGCCGAGTACACGCGGTTGCGGCGCGCGTCGGTCGAATCCGTCAGCCGGAACATCCTGCCCTGGGCATAGCGCCTGCATTCCTGCCGGTACGCCTTGATGGCCTGGTCCGAGACCTCCGCATACCGGAGCTTGCCCTCGTTGGCCGTGCTGATGGCGTGGAACAGTTCCACCTGCGCAGACTTGCCGAGCGCGAAGGCCGCCCCGATCAAACGGCGCGATGCCTCCGAGAAGTCCACCGCGACGAGCAAGCGCCGATAGGCCGCCTGTGCCGGTCCGGCTGCCTGGCTCACCACCAGGACGGCCCGGCGCGCCGCCCGCAGGAGCCGCTCCACGGGCTGGCCGCGCAGGAAGGACCGCAGCGAACGTTCGCGGCTCGCGCCCGCGACGACCAGGTCGGCACACCGCGCCGCATTCGCAACATCGTCGTCGGTGTTGAAGGTCCGGCTCACGGTGCGCACGTCGATCCCGTGGCGCTGGCGCAGTTGCAGTGCGTGGTGGGACAGCCGGCATGCGGCATCGGGGCAAGGAAGTTCGCCGGCCGGGGCCACATACATGAGCTTCAGCGTCGCGCCATGCTCGGCGGCCAGTTGCGCCGCGCGGGAGAGGACGGCATCCGTGCCGACTGAGAAATCGGTGATGGCGAGAATCGAGTCAAGGTCGGTGAGCGTGCGCTCGCCGTGAATCGTTGCATGCATTGACGCACTCCATTCGTGCGGCGCCTGTGCATGAAGGCGACCGCGGACGCGCGGGACTTGTGCCCGGCGGTGAATGGTTGCGCTGAAGAGGGAAGGAGCGGACCGCCGGGCTCAGTGATCTGCGGGCGTCTGCTTGCGACGCACCGCTGCGAGCCTGCGCGCCCGAACGGTTGCGGCGGCAACGAGCAGTGCCGCCGCTGCGGCGTGGGCCAGGATGAGGGTGGTGGTCAGCATGCGGCCAGTCTAGAGTGCGGGTCTGGATCGGGCAAGCAATGACCTCAGGGTTCTTGCCAGATAGCGGCTCAGGCACTTGCGTGATCTCGAACTGAACCGGTCTTTGGGTGGTCTTCCGCTGCATGACCATCGCACGATTCGAAACCCGATCCCCGTGGCAAACGTCCCGAACGCGCAAAGCGACAAGGTCACAGTCGCGCAGCTTGCTGTCGAACCCAAGATTGAACAATGCAAGGTCCCGAATGCGCTTCGCCATCTGCAAGTGCGTACGTATGGACCAAACTTCCTTCGCTTTGAGCGGCGCCTTCTGGCCAATCAGCTTTCCCTTGTTCGATGGCCCACTGGTACTGACGTGCGTTTCCATGATGCACTCCTTCTCGAAAGGACGACATTGGCCATCCCTCCAATGAGGCCGCAGCCACCCGCGGCTGCCCACTGGAGCCATGAACTATTTGGATGCTATGGAGCAGAGAGGCCTAGTGCTTGCAAAGGGCCGCGCCGCCTGATCGACCCGATCAGCGGATTGACTGCCTTCGACCAACAGCAGTCCTTCGACCCTGTCCGCAGCGAGCCTACTGCCCCACGACCGACCAGCCTGCCTGTTGGTTCGACTTATCGTTTTCGTACTCCCACCGCGTGCCGCAGGCGTCGCAGCGGTAGCTGGTGACGGTGACTGTGTGCCCCCCCTGTCACCATCGCTGCGCTCCACCTTGCGACTGGACATCTGAACAAGTTCGGCGTGCCCGGGCGCGCGGCGCCAGTTGCGCTGGATTCCGGCGCACGACGCGCAGAGCACCATCTTTTTTAGTTCGTCTCTTCGATTGAACTCATTCGGCATGCGGCTTGTGCTCTCTCTATCGGTCGACCATTCAAACGACCCATGTTAGCAACACATCAGTTCCGCTGCCCGGCCAAATCGCACGAGCCCCCGAAGGCAGAATGCGGCCAAGACCAGCCGGTTATGGCCGACTCCTCGCTGGCACCGCGGCCGATGCCGAGGCGCAGGCGCGTAGGGTAGCGCGATCGAACGCCGTCGTGTGAGCTGCGCGATTGCCGCGCGGGCTCTGGCCAGGCCGGCCTTTCTAGGCCGTGACAATGCACCAAGGCCCATGCCGCGGTGCAGCGAATTGCGCTGGCTCGCTGCGGCACACTCCATGCGATGCCTGCCGCCAAATCCGCCATCCAACCCGACTCCTCCCCGACCTTGTTCAAGAGTGCCAAGGCTTTCGAGACCTGGCTGAAGAAGAATCACGCCACCTCCGACGGCCTCTGGCTCAAGATCGCCAAGCGGGGCGCCAATGAACCCAGCGTCACCTACCCCGAGGCGGTGGAGATCGCGCTCTGTTGGGGCTGGATCGACGGCCAGAAGAAAGGCTTCGACGACCAGCACTTTCTCCAGCGCTTCACGCCGCGGCGCGCGCGCAGCATTTGGTCGAAGATCAACGTCGACAAGGTCGCGGCGCTCATCGAGGCGGGCCGCATGCAGGCGCCGGGCTACGCGCAGATCGAGGCCGCCAAGGCCGACGGACGCTGGGCGCAGGCCTACGACGGAGCGCGCACGTCGGCGGTGCCGGAGGACCTGTTGGCGGCGCTTGAAGCCGAGCCGAGGGCCAAGGCCTTCTTTGCAACGATCAACGCGGCCAATCGCTACGCGGTGCTGTGGCGAATACAGACGGCCGTGAAGGCCGAGACGCGCGCCAGACGCATCGCCCAATTGGTGGAGAAGCTCGCGCGCGGCGAGACCATCCACATCTTCAAGCCCAGTGCCAAGGCATGACCGCGAGGCTCACGCGTGGTCTCCTGGGCCACAGCTCTTGAAGCGCGGCCACGGGGCTTCACCGGATGCCACCGACGGTCTCGGGACTTCCTTCGGAACCAACTTTCAGGTCGAGACAGATGTCGAACATTGGGCTCGAGAGCCTCACTGCTCGCCAGCGGCCAGGACCGGTCTTTCGACTAACGAGTCCAATCCTGATTGCACTAGCGCACAGCCCCTTCCTGCAGAGCGATGATCCGCGGCGACGAAAGGACACTCACGATGACCATCACCATCACCGCTTTTGAACGGTCGCCCGGCGGCGGCAAGGGTCTGGCGCGCGACACGCGCGTCCGCTAGGCGCTGGAGCAAGTCGGCCTGCCCTACGAGGTGCGTCTGGTGTCCTTCCGCCTTGGCCGCCTAAGTCGCTCGCGGAGAAGCGCGGGCGGCCTAACAGCGGGCGTTCGCGGCGCAACTGGCGATCAACGCCACCCCCTTACCGGCGGGCTGACGGGACGTCGTGCCGGCGCGGACGAAGCCATGCACAGCCGTCGCCCTGGCCGCCGCGGGCGAGCCGTTCAAGGGTTCGCAGGACGCTCACGGACGACGAGAAGACGTGCTAGCCGAGCCGAAGCTTGTCGAACCACCTCTTCGGGTGCGTGTTTCAAGCGAGCTGAACCGAGCATAGATTGCGCTGGACCAGTCGAGGCGGCAGGACCGGACCTTCGCTTCGAGCCCTTGACAGCGGCGTTTCCTCCGACGCTTTGAGTCCATACGAAAGATGCACTGGCGCGTAGCGGCGCTCGACGAACTTCGGCAGGCCTTCGGAGCGGATTGACGTTTAGGGCGGAGCGGTCGAGCAGCGCGGCAGGTCCGAGGCTGCCAGCATGCGTTGCCATAGGCCCAGCCACGGATCCCAGTCATGACCGCCTGGAGCGGTGAACACCCGGGCCGGCGGCAACGCCTCAGCCAGCGCGCGTTGTTCGGGGGCGAAGCGATCCGAGAGACCGTAGCCCAGGTAGACCGGCGGCCGCGGTGGCGCCTCGCCGACGCGCACAAGCTGCTGCACGCTGCGCCAGGCTTGCGGACCGATCTCGCTGTCGGGCAGCGGCCCCTGCGGTGCCTGCCAATGCAGCAGGCCGCCGTCCCGAATGACCGCCGGCATGGCCTCAAGTTCGCCAAGGTAGGGCGCGAGCGCCAGCACGCCTGCGATCTCGCCCGGATGCGCATCGGCATACAACAGCGCGCCCAAACCGCCCAGTGAAATGCCGGCCATCCAGATCGACGAAAAGACCGCCTCCTGCGCGGGAGCGACGACATCGATGCGCAGCCGCTCGAGAATGCCGCT
Above is a window of Variovorax sp. RA8 DNA encoding:
- a CDS encoding universal stress protein → MHATIHGERTLTDLDSILAITDFSVGTDAVLSRAAQLAAEHGATLKLMYVAPAGELPCPDAACRLSHHALQLRQRHGIDVRTVSRTFNTDDDVANAARCADLVVAGASRERSLRSFLRGQPVERLLRAARRAVLVVSQAAGPAQAAYRRLLVAVDFSEASRRLIGAAFALGKSAQVELFHAISTANEGKLRYAEVSDQAIKAYRQECRRYAQGRMFRLTDSTDARRNRVYSAIGHGDPARQAIVQQQHSGADLIVVGKHPASALSDFLFGSVAQRVLRHASIDVLVVPHDVEAATRAAAVRRLEQRPRTMRPLGG
- a CDS encoding YdeI/OmpD-associated family protein, which produces MPAAKSAIQPDSSPTLFKSAKAFETWLKKNHATSDGLWLKIAKRGANEPSVTYPEAVEIALCWGWIDGQKKGFDDQHFLQRFTPRRARSIWSKINVDKVAALIEAGRMQAPGYAQIEAAKADGRWAQAYDGARTSAVPEDLLAALEAEPRAKAFFATINAANRYAVLWRIQTAVKAETRARRIAQLVEKLARGETIHIFKPSAKA
- a CDS encoding alpha/beta hydrolase-fold protein, which gives rise to MPTRLFKSPCAAQVRTLLVILPGRGMTIRELNQQGFVAAVQATGLAVDVLLVDAHVGYYKGSGILERLRIDVVAPAQEAVFSSIWMAGISLGGLGALLYADAHPGEIAGVLALAPYLGELEAMPAVIRDGGLLHWQAPQGPLPDSEIGPQAWRSVQQLVRVGEAPPRPPVYLGYGLSDRFAPEQRALAEALPPARVFTAPGGHDWDPWLGLWQRMLAASDLPRCSTAPP